In one window of Leptolyngbya sp. CCY15150 DNA:
- a CDS encoding D-Ala-D-Ala carboxypeptidase family metallohydrolase — protein sequence MGSPAYTLGDEERVAIAWQSVAIASGSSRYYGIMGLAMAKLSPDQRNYYYLIEAERNGIHKPILAALYSAHGAPQLDSGETGLGVYPIHRIPAADLATFAGQVQYAANTVRSITDRLTAQGWRGTDLWNADRGRYADRFIQAIAEGYSPPSNDTEAALLEATDGLRLTEAYIEDLTIDYQGAELPQNLVYLDGALLTFAERVPRYYQGLQFQRDALLEAFRMWRKLGSRQAVFSALQNTTDGAPPTDLTSLDQPLLQFIFNVPRYYSGYPHQRESMIRMVQLWRQLESREEAIASLRENNSALSSPSIVDPALVAFMQRIPQFYAGRAEQRNALTEGVRLWRALDSRTSALISLGVSPQVFSGDVDRDRLASIAAQLDRELVNFVQRVPGSYQEKESQRNALIRLVQLWRNVDSRDAAIQTLLEDVRRMQTAQRGSPDAAPAPQPPPTPPRPARWTPSNIQIHASIIPNGNFTWAEATHGGTRMPPDQATVNAIIRIATLAQQARDRIGRPFRITSWYRPPDINRRVGGASESRHIVGDAIDFYCDGLTGDQLYWSLDPWWPGGLGRYTSFPSLSHLDARGYRARWRH from the coding sequence GTGGGTAGTCCTGCATATACACTTGGGGATGAAGAACGGGTCGCGATCGCCTGGCAATCCGTCGCGATCGCCTCGGGATCATCTCGATACTACGGAATCATGGGGTTGGCTATGGCAAAACTGTCTCCCGATCAGCGTAACTACTACTACCTAATAGAGGCTGAACGTAACGGTATCCATAAACCCATATTGGCGGCGCTCTACAGTGCCCACGGTGCGCCCCAGCTTGACAGCGGCGAAACAGGGCTGGGCGTCTATCCCATTCATCGCATTCCCGCCGCCGATCTCGCCACCTTTGCCGGACAGGTTCAGTATGCCGCCAACACGGTGCGCAGTATCACCGATCGCCTGACGGCCCAAGGCTGGCGGGGCACCGACCTGTGGAATGCTGATCGCGGCCGCTATGCCGATCGATTCATTCAAGCGATCGCTGAAGGCTATTCACCGCCATCCAATGACACCGAAGCGGCCTTGCTCGAAGCCACCGATGGTCTGCGGCTAACAGAAGCCTACATCGAAGACCTGACGATTGACTATCAAGGGGCAGAACTACCGCAGAACTTAGTCTATCTCGATGGTGCCCTGCTCACCTTTGCCGAACGAGTGCCCCGCTACTACCAAGGTCTACAGTTTCAGCGGGATGCCTTGCTGGAAGCCTTTCGCATGTGGCGCAAGCTGGGCAGCCGTCAGGCGGTCTTCTCAGCCCTGCAAAACACCACCGACGGCGCACCTCCTACAGACCTAACCAGCCTCGATCAACCGCTGCTGCAGTTTATCTTCAACGTGCCGCGCTACTACAGCGGCTATCCCCACCAGCGAGAATCCATGATTCGCATGGTGCAGCTCTGGCGGCAGCTCGAATCTCGGGAAGAAGCGATCGCCTCCCTTCGGGAAAATAACTCCGCCCTTTCCAGCCCCAGCATTGTTGATCCTGCCTTGGTGGCCTTCATGCAGCGCATTCCCCAGTTCTATGCTGGGCGAGCCGAGCAGCGCAATGCCCTCACCGAAGGGGTCCGGCTCTGGCGGGCCCTCGATTCTCGCACCAGCGCCCTGATTTCCCTGGGCGTCAGCCCCCAAGTGTTTTCCGGAGATGTTGATCGCGATCGCCTCGCCAGCATTGCCGCCCAGCTCGATCGCGAACTCGTCAATTTTGTCCAGCGGGTACCCGGCTCCTACCAAGAAAAGGAAAGCCAGCGCAATGCTTTGATCCGCTTAGTCCAGCTCTGGCGTAATGTAGACTCGCGGGATGCGGCCATTCAAACCCTGCTCGAAGACGTGCGCCGCATGCAAACGGCCCAGCGCGGCTCCCCCGATGCCGCCCCAGCACCCCAGCCGCCCCCAACACCGCCCCGTCCAGCTCGATGGACACCGTCCAATATTCAAATCCACGCCTCGATTATTCCCAACGGCAACTTTACCTGGGCAGAAGCCACCCACGGCGGCACGAGGATGCCCCCGGATCAGGCCACGGTGAACGCCATTATCCGCATCGCTACCCTGGCTCAACAGGCCCGCGATCGCATTGGTCGCCCCTTCCGCATCACCAGCTGGTATCGTCCACCCGATATTAACCGCCGGGTGGGGGGTGCATCGGAAAGTCGGCATATTGTAGGCGATGCCATCGATTTTTACTGCGATGGCCTCACCGGCGATCAGCTCTATTGGTCGCTCGATCCATGGTGGCCCGGCGGACTCGGTCGCTACACCAGCTTTCCCAGCCTCAGCCACCTCGACGCCCGAGGCTATCGAGCCCGCTGGCGACATTAG
- a CDS encoding HAD family hydrolase — protein sequence MQDYPLTERLPNFAPDFLKKVGLIATDMDGTLTRHGRFTSQLLQTLEALKAANIPVVITTGRSAGWVQGLVNYLPVQGAIAENGGLFYAHGNAAPEWLSEISDRPSHRPALAQMFANLQDEYPHLQASTDNHFRLTDWTFDVGELSAVDLQRLGDRCQQEGWGFTYSTVQCHIRPLAQNKGQGLLAVLQHHFPQYPPHLVVTVGDSPNDQELFQDFQNGVGVANLQPYLDRLTYRPAYLTLGEEIDGFCQLAIALIQARPGS from the coding sequence ATGCAGGACTACCCACTGACCGAGCGCTTGCCCAACTTTGCTCCTGATTTTCTCAAAAAAGTGGGGCTGATTGCCACCGATATGGACGGCACCCTCACCCGCCATGGGCGATTTACCTCCCAGCTACTCCAGACCCTGGAGGCGCTGAAAGCAGCGAATATTCCCGTGGTGATCACCACAGGGCGATCGGCAGGATGGGTGCAGGGCTTGGTCAACTATCTGCCGGTGCAGGGGGCGATCGCTGAAAATGGCGGACTTTTCTACGCCCATGGCAATGCTGCGCCAGAGTGGCTGAGCGAGATTTCCGATCGGCCCAGCCATCGCCCAGCCCTGGCCCAGATGTTTGCCAATCTACAGGACGAGTATCCCCACCTGCAAGCATCCACCGATAACCACTTTCGGCTGACGGATTGGACGTTTGACGTGGGAGAACTATCGGCGGTGGATCTACAGCGCTTGGGCGATCGCTGCCAGCAGGAGGGCTGGGGTTTCACCTACAGTACCGTGCAGTGTCACATTCGACCGCTGGCGCAAAACAAAGGGCAAGGATTGCTAGCCGTGCTACAGCACCATTTTCCCCAATACCCTCCACATTTAGTGGTGACCGTGGGCGATAGTCCCAATGATCAAGAATTGTTTCAGGACTTTCAAAACGGAGTGGGGGTGGCCAATCTACAGCCCTATCTCGATCGCCTCACCTATCGCCCTGCCTACCTCACTCTGGGGGAAGAAATTGATGGATTTTGCCAACTGGCGATCGCCCTAATTCAAGCCCGTCCGGGATCCTGA
- a CDS encoding P-loop NTPase family protein encodes MVSQIETHALNDHRPFCHTIEGLIQVFTGPHRSFFTSVMAQSLRLAGQGTPVLVVQFLKGGIQQGPDHPVQLGQHLTWLRCDLPRCIDTPHIEEAEAIALQALWDYTKTAVYSGDYALIVLDELSLATKFGLIPEAEVLEFLHQRPSQVDVILTGPDMPESILNIADQITELRRSYRS; translated from the coding sequence ATGGTTTCCCAAATTGAAACCCATGCCCTGAATGATCACCGCCCCTTCTGCCATACCATTGAAGGGCTGATTCAGGTGTTTACTGGGCCGCATCGAAGCTTTTTCACCAGCGTGATGGCTCAGTCCCTCCGCTTGGCAGGTCAAGGTACACCGGTGCTGGTGGTTCAGTTTCTCAAAGGTGGGATTCAGCAAGGGCCCGACCACCCCGTTCAGCTTGGTCAGCACCTCACCTGGCTGCGCTGTGATTTGCCGCGATGTATCGATACGCCCCATATCGAAGAGGCAGAGGCGATCGCCCTGCAGGCGCTTTGGGACTATACCAAGACGGCGGTCTACAGCGGCGACTATGCGCTGATCGTGCTAGACGAACTGAGCCTAGCAACCAAATTTGGCCTCATTCCTGAAGCCGAAGTTCTAGAATTTCTGCACCAGCGCCCCAGCCAAGTGGATGTGATTTTGACCGGCCCCGACATGCCCGAATCCATCCTCAACATTGCGGATCAAATTACCGAACTGCGCCGCAGTTACCGTTCTTAA
- the dcd gene encoding dCTP deaminase — MIKNDTWIHQMANQGMIAPFEPSLVRRLESAGGDRLVISYGLSSYGYDIRLSPAEFRIFRHIPGTVVDPKCFNPDNLVQTQLHQDESGEFFILPAHSYGLGVALEKLSIPDNITVICIGKSTYARCGIIANLTPAEAAWRGHLTLEFSNSSSADCRIYANEGIVQLLFLEGEPCQVSYEARQGKYQDQSETVTIARV; from the coding sequence ATGATTAAAAACGATACGTGGATTCATCAAATGGCTAACCAGGGCATGATTGCGCCCTTCGAGCCATCCCTTGTGCGGCGCTTGGAGTCGGCAGGGGGCGATCGCTTGGTGATTAGCTATGGCCTCTCTTCCTATGGCTACGACATTCGCCTATCGCCAGCGGAGTTTCGTATCTTTCGGCACATACCCGGTACGGTGGTCGATCCCAAATGTTTCAACCCTGATAACTTGGTGCAAACCCAGCTCCATCAAGACGAAAGCGGCGAATTTTTCATCCTGCCGGCCCATTCCTATGGTCTAGGTGTTGCCCTGGAAAAACTGAGTATTCCTGACAATATCACCGTAATTTGTATCGGTAAATCCACGTATGCACGCTGTGGTATCATTGCCAATCTAACGCCCGCCGAAGCAGCATGGCGCGGCCATTTGACCCTGGAATTTTCCAACTCGTCGAGCGCCGACTGTCGCATTTATGCCAACGAGGGCATTGTGCAACTGCTGTTTTTGGAAGGAGAGCCTTGTCAGGTGAGCTACGAAGCCAGGCAGGGCAAGTATCAAGATCAATCCGAGACGGTGACTATTGCACGGGTTTAG
- a CDS encoding TIGR04376 family protein → MGVFEDFSRFLETRLEEFLRDNPHLELMALEEQLYQQEEDAINLLAELQTREQHLKDQILETAQDVQRWHGRVEKAKAAQRFDLVKPAEEREAALLRQGNQLWGQMQLTKERIQQAIALQNQIQQRRKEVQSKRAEAEAVRTSTQAEQTWQATGWSQKDYTFQSAPDPLEATFQRWEMDEELDHLKRKQR, encoded by the coding sequence ATGGGCGTATTTGAAGACTTTAGCCGCTTTCTGGAAACGCGATTAGAGGAGTTTCTTCGTGATAATCCCCATCTTGAGTTGATGGCGCTAGAAGAGCAGCTTTACCAACAAGAGGAGGATGCTATCAATTTACTTGCAGAACTACAGACCCGTGAGCAGCACCTCAAGGATCAAATCCTCGAAACTGCTCAGGACGTGCAGCGCTGGCATGGACGGGTGGAAAAGGCGAAAGCCGCTCAACGATTTGATTTAGTGAAGCCTGCAGAGGAACGGGAAGCCGCTCTATTGCGCCAGGGCAATCAGCTTTGGGGGCAGATGCAGTTGACGAAGGAGCGCATCCAGCAAGCGATCGCTCTCCAAAACCAAATTCAGCAGCGTCGGAAAGAAGTGCAGTCTAAGCGAGCTGAGGCTGAGGCTGTACGCACTAGCACCCAGGCCGAACAAACCTGGCAGGCAACGGGCTGGAGCCAGAAAGATTACACGTTCCAGTCGGCTCCCGATCCGCTGGAAGCCACATTTCAGCGATGGGAGATGGATGAAGAACTTGACCATCTCAAGCGTAAGCAACGGTGA
- a CDS encoding oxygenase MpaB family protein, with product MQRLARFHAIQQLDPVRDTCDICRQLAGYEFPWDITRALEIALFRTFCVPSVATLLDRTAEFHRHPQKRYDDTGLMVSMILKWGYDSPKGQSVIQRMNQIHGHFPIQNADFLYVLSTFIYEPVRWIERFGWRPLSPLEKQALFYFWLSIGQLMHIQDIPSSYEAFEAYNLDYERQHFHYSDANQRVGESTLNLFLSWFPQPLRPLVRPFVYAIMDDRMIHAFGFPTPQPWQRRVVEQALRSRGNILRYVPPRQTPSFYMDEPQRSYPQGYELTDLGPPQMLPKLNAPEAGQTDSGHQD from the coding sequence ATGCAAAGACTTGCTCGATTCCATGCCATTCAACAGCTCGACCCAGTGCGGGATACCTGCGACATCTGTCGGCAGCTTGCGGGGTATGAATTTCCTTGGGATATCACTCGTGCCTTAGAAATTGCCTTATTCCGCACCTTTTGTGTTCCGAGTGTGGCGACGCTCCTCGATCGCACGGCGGAATTTCATCGTCATCCCCAAAAACGATACGATGATACGGGTCTGATGGTCTCGATGATTCTCAAATGGGGCTATGACTCTCCTAAAGGGCAGTCCGTGATTCAACGGATGAATCAGATCCACGGTCACTTTCCTATTCAAAATGCTGATTTTCTCTACGTCCTTTCCACCTTTATCTATGAGCCGGTGCGATGGATTGAGCGCTTTGGCTGGCGTCCCTTAAGCCCCTTAGAAAAGCAGGCTTTATTTTATTTTTGGTTGTCCATAGGGCAGCTCATGCATATTCAAGATATTCCCAGCAGCTATGAAGCCTTTGAAGCCTATAACCTAGACTACGAGCGCCAGCATTTTCACTACAGCGACGCGAATCAACGGGTGGGAGAATCTACGTTAAATCTATTTCTCAGTTGGTTTCCCCAGCCCCTGCGTCCTCTGGTGCGCCCTTTTGTTTATGCGATCATGGACGATCGCATGATCCATGCCTTTGGCTTCCCCACGCCCCAACCCTGGCAGCGTCGAGTTGTAGAGCAAGCGCTGCGATCGCGTGGCAACATCCTCCGCTACGTTCCCCCTCGGCAAACGCCTAGTTTCTACATGGATGAACCGCAACGTAGTTATCCTCAAGGGTATGAACTAACCGATCTGGGCCCGCCTCAGATGTTGCCTAAGCTCAATGCCCCTGAGGCTGGACAGACCGATTCGGGACATCAAGATTGA
- a CDS encoding anthranilate synthase component I: MSRESNSRPWHWRSLPLQQRTGSDVFEQLFRSPFCTGIGAIATLLESPATYSPYDSSQPYPQSRYSICAGAPRRDGNQWRIWTPNLGQILPTLQHLHHGDSDIPNADLPFIGGWLGWLGYDLAWEIERLPWRREDQLPFPVAYWYEPENFAVLDHWQQQIWIATTDPQAGDRLQHQLETSLPNPILSLPQMGRASYATQANDYQAAVRRAQHYIQAGDIFQTNLSLRFVTTGFADPWQLYRTLHQINPSPFASYWQTPWGAVISCSPERLVHRVGRQAQTRPIAGTRPRGKTPESDRHYEQELLSNAKENAEHIMLVDLERNDLGRVCDWGTVEVDELLAIERYSHVMHLVSNVRGIVSPDIDAIALIRALFPGGTITGCPKVRCMDIIEELEPVRRSLFYGSCGYLDWRGHLDLNILIRTLLAVPDEPFITGAQPFHIYGQVGAGIVADSDPGLEWEESLQKAKAQLAVLAG; the protein is encoded by the coding sequence ATGAGCCGAGAGTCCAACAGCCGACCCTGGCACTGGCGATCGCTGCCCTTGCAACAGCGCACCGGATCGGACGTCTTTGAGCAATTATTTCGATCGCCCTTTTGTACAGGCATTGGAGCGATCGCCACCCTGCTGGAAAGCCCCGCCACCTATTCCCCCTACGATTCCAGCCAGCCCTACCCCCAATCGCGCTACTCCATCTGTGCGGGAGCACCCCGCCGTGATGGCAATCAATGGCGCATCTGGACTCCCAACCTCGGGCAAATTCTGCCCACCTTGCAGCATCTCCACCATGGTGACAGCGACATTCCCAACGCCGACCTCCCCTTTATCGGCGGCTGGCTCGGCTGGCTCGGCTATGACCTCGCCTGGGAAATTGAACGGCTGCCCTGGCGACGGGAGGATCAACTGCCCTTCCCCGTTGCCTACTGGTACGAACCCGAGAATTTCGCCGTGCTCGACCATTGGCAGCAGCAGATCTGGATTGCCACCACCGATCCCCAAGCGGGCGATCGCCTCCAGCACCAGCTAGAAACCTCCCTCCCCAACCCTATCCTCAGCCTGCCTCAGATGGGTCGCGCCTCCTATGCCACCCAAGCTAACGACTACCAAGCCGCCGTGCGTCGGGCCCAGCACTATATCCAAGCGGGCGATATCTTCCAGACCAACCTCTCCCTGCGATTTGTTACCACTGGCTTTGCCGACCCCTGGCAACTTTACCGTACCCTCCATCAGATCAACCCCTCCCCCTTCGCGAGCTATTGGCAAACGCCCTGGGGTGCCGTCATCAGCTGTTCCCCCGAACGTTTAGTCCATCGCGTCGGTCGCCAAGCCCAAACCCGCCCCATTGCTGGCACCCGTCCCCGAGGAAAAACGCCAGAGAGCGATCGCCACTACGAGCAAGAGCTGCTCAGCAATGCCAAGGAAAACGCCGAACACATCATGCTGGTGGATCTGGAGCGCAATGACCTAGGGCGAGTTTGCGACTGGGGCACGGTGGAGGTTGATGAACTGCTCGCCATTGAGCGCTACAGCCACGTGATGCATCTGGTGAGCAATGTTCGAGGGATCGTGAGTCCTGATATTGATGCGATCGCCCTGATTCGCGCCCTCTTCCCCGGCGGCACCATCACCGGCTGCCCCAAGGTGCGCTGCATGGACATTATCGAAGAGCTAGAGCCCGTACGCCGCAGCCTCTTCTACGGTTCTTGCGGCTATCTCGACTGGCGTGGACATCTAGATCTAAATATCTTAATTCGTACCCTCCTGGCCGTCCCCGATGAACCATTCATCACCGGCGCACAACCGTTTCATATCTATGGGCAGGTGGGTGCGGGCATCGTTGCCGACAGTGATCCCGGTCTGGAGTGGGAGGAATCCTTGCAAAAAGCTAAGGCTCAACTGGCGGTCTTGGCTGGCTAG
- a CDS encoding energy-coupling factor transporter transmembrane protein EcfT codes for MDLLRSLPIGLYLETPVTWLHKTDPRIKLGWLVSILLSPIAANSAWRLSIVGFLIVLTFILRIPGRVWRRQLGLLAAFSLLLFGITTIAPDGLNVSYTPRLPAQDLTFNRVRSPDAPPEPADEALANLPQPTSYRYILVQQPLFRMGNRQVILKVTQRSLDLAVRIGSLTFILLYSSTLYLLTTAPEEIAAAFEYLAQPLKRFGVPVTEIVLTLTLSLRFIPLVLEEVQNLVRAVRTRGISWKKLGFRGSAQVWLTVAERFLENLLLRAEQIASAMLVRGFVGANQHQVRWYEFRLQLRDGIIMVGILAFWGLRIYWGGRG; via the coding sequence ATGGATTTATTGCGATCGCTCCCGATTGGGCTCTATCTTGAAACGCCCGTTACTTGGCTGCATAAAACCGATCCGCGGATCAAACTCGGGTGGTTGGTCAGCATTTTGCTTAGCCCCATTGCTGCCAATTCTGCTTGGCGGCTTTCCATCGTTGGCTTTCTGATCGTCCTCACCTTTATCCTGCGCATTCCAGGACGGGTATGGCGGCGGCAGTTGGGTCTCTTAGCTGCCTTCAGCCTGCTGTTGTTTGGCATCACCACCATTGCCCCCGATGGGCTGAATGTGTCTTACACGCCCCGATTGCCGGCCCAGGATCTCACCTTCAATAGGGTGCGATCGCCTGATGCACCACCCGAACCCGCCGACGAAGCCCTCGCTAATTTACCCCAGCCCACCAGCTACCGCTACATTTTGGTGCAGCAGCCCCTCTTTCGCATGGGCAACCGGCAGGTGATCCTCAAAGTGACCCAGCGCTCCCTCGACCTCGCGGTTCGTATCGGCAGCCTCACGTTTATCCTGCTCTACAGCAGCACGCTGTATCTCTTGACCACCGCACCCGAAGAAATTGCCGCCGCCTTTGAATACCTCGCCCAACCCCTGAAACGGTTCGGTGTTCCCGTGACCGAAATTGTGCTCACCCTCACCCTCTCCCTGCGGTTCATTCCCCTGGTGTTGGAGGAAGTGCAAAACCTGGTTCGCGCCGTGCGCACCCGAGGCATTAGCTGGAAAAAGCTGGGCTTTCGCGGCTCCGCCCAAGTTTGGCTGACGGTGGCCGAACGATTCTTGGAAAACCTACTGCTGCGGGCCGAGCAAATTGCCAGCGCCATGCTCGTGCGTGGCTTTGTCGGTGCCAATCAACACCAGGTACGCTGGTACGAATTTCGCCTACAGCTCAGGGATGGCATCATCATGGTCGGCATCCTAGCCTTTTGGGGGCTGCGCATCTATTGGGGCGGGCGCGGATGA
- the der gene encoding ribosome biogenesis GTPase Der, with the protein MVLPVVAIIGRPNVGKSTLVNRLAGVNEAIVHDEPGVTRDRTYKPAFWQDRDFLVVDTGGLVFDDDTEFLPLIREQAMAALAEASAAIMVVDGQDGVTNSDEEIATWLRQHSVPVLIAVNKCESPDKGLMQAAEFWSLGLGEPFPVSGIHGNGTGDLLDQLITHLPPISELEELDEIRVAIVGRPNVGKSSLLNAFVGEARAIVSPISGTTRDAIDMVVERDGKRYRLIDTAGIRKKKQVEYGPEFFGINRAFKAIRRANVVLLVIDAVDGVTEQDQKLAGRIAEEGRACVVVVNKWDGVEKDSYTIYDHEQKTRDRLYFVEWAEMIYVSALTGQRVPKILELVDRAAEQHQRRVSTSVINEVLEDAARWHSPPTTRQGRQGRIYYGTQVTSQPPSIALFVNDPKLFGNNYQRYIERKFRESLGFAGTPVRLLWRGKKMREMERGSNRATRV; encoded by the coding sequence ATGGTACTGCCGGTTGTTGCAATTATTGGTCGCCCCAATGTGGGCAAGTCTACGCTGGTCAATCGTCTCGCTGGGGTGAACGAAGCGATCGTTCATGATGAGCCCGGGGTGACGCGCGATCGCACCTACAAGCCAGCTTTCTGGCAAGATCGAGACTTTTTAGTCGTCGATACCGGCGGTCTTGTGTTTGATGACGATACGGAATTTCTGCCGCTGATTCGCGAACAGGCCATGGCGGCCCTCGCCGAAGCTAGCGCGGCGATCATGGTGGTGGATGGTCAAGACGGCGTCACCAACAGTGATGAAGAAATTGCTACCTGGCTACGTCAGCATTCCGTGCCGGTGTTGATTGCGGTGAACAAGTGCGAATCGCCCGACAAGGGGCTGATGCAGGCGGCGGAATTTTGGAGCCTAGGACTGGGCGAACCCTTTCCCGTCTCAGGCATCCACGGTAACGGCACCGGCGATCTGCTGGATCAGCTAATCACCCATCTACCGCCGATTAGTGAACTGGAAGAACTGGACGAAATCCGTGTGGCCATCGTCGGACGACCCAACGTGGGTAAATCGAGCCTGCTCAATGCCTTTGTGGGCGAAGCCAGGGCGATCGTTAGCCCCATTTCCGGCACCACCCGCGATGCCATTGACATGGTGGTGGAACGAGACGGCAAGCGCTACCGGCTCATCGACACGGCCGGTATTCGCAAAAAGAAACAGGTGGAATACGGCCCAGAGTTTTTTGGCATCAACCGAGCCTTTAAGGCCATTCGCCGAGCCAATGTGGTGCTGTTGGTGATTGATGCCGTCGATGGCGTCACCGAGCAAGACCAGAAGCTAGCCGGACGCATCGCCGAAGAAGGCCGGGCCTGTGTGGTGGTGGTAAACAAATGGGACGGCGTCGAAAAAGACTCCTACACCATCTACGACCACGAACAGAAAACCCGCGATCGCCTCTACTTTGTGGAATGGGCCGAGATGATTTACGTCAGCGCCCTCACTGGACAGCGGGTACCCAAGATTTTGGAACTAGTCGATCGGGCTGCTGAACAGCACCAGCGCCGCGTCTCCACCTCAGTGATCAACGAAGTCTTGGAAGACGCTGCCCGTTGGCACTCGCCGCCCACCACCCGCCAAGGTCGCCAGGGTCGGATTTACTACGGCACCCAAGTGACCAGCCAGCCGCCCTCCATCGCCCTCTTTGTCAACGATCCTAAACTCTTTGGCAACAACTACCAGCGCTATATTGAACGCAAATTCCGCGAAAGCCTTGGCTTTGCGGGCACCCCGGTTCGTCTCCTGTGGCGCGGTAAGAAGATGCGCGAAATGGAACGGGGATCCAACCGCGCCACCCGCGTGTAG
- a CDS encoding J domain-containing protein encodes MVNATHYHTLSVSPSATQADIKRSYRQLVKRFHPDSNRHIGSHEAIAQINAAYEILSDPQTRRSYDRQLGYGQHKPDRQAERGPSPRQRRRGRDADEHLRQWLQRVYQPVNRELCEVLYSLDEQIDDLAADPFDDELMDDFQAYLEQCREALALAHQLFQSMPNPASVAGAAANLYYCLSQLSDGVDELDRFTASYAEHYIHTGQELFRIAHRLRQEAEAGICELGMAIAP; translated from the coding sequence ATGGTCAACGCAACCCATTACCACACCCTTTCTGTTAGCCCCTCTGCAACCCAGGCGGACATTAAGCGTTCCTACCGGCAGTTGGTTAAACGCTTCCATCCTGACAGCAATCGGCATATCGGCAGTCATGAAGCGATCGCCCAGATTAATGCTGCCTACGAAATTCTCAGCGATCCCCAAACCCGGCGTTCCTACGATCGCCAGCTTGGCTATGGTCAGCACAAACCCGATCGCCAGGCAGAGCGTGGGCCATCTCCCCGCCAGCGCCGCCGAGGACGAGATGCGGATGAACATCTGCGCCAATGGCTGCAGCGAGTCTATCAACCGGTCAATCGTGAACTGTGTGAGGTGTTGTACTCTCTAGATGAGCAAATTGACGACCTCGCCGCCGATCCCTTTGATGATGAGTTGATGGACGATTTTCAAGCCTATTTGGAACAGTGCCGAGAAGCCCTAGCCCTGGCCCATCAGCTTTTTCAATCCATGCCCAACCCCGCCAGCGTTGCCGGGGCCGCAGCCAATCTTTACTACTGTCTCAGCCAGCTTAGCGATGGCGTGGATGAACTCGATCGCTTCACCGCCAGCTATGCCGAGCATTACATCCATACGGGGCAAGAACTGTTTCGCATTGCCCACCGACTGCGGCAAGAGGCGGAAGCCGGCATCTGCGAGTTGGGCATGGCGATCGCCCCCTGA
- a CDS encoding phycobilisome degradation protein NblB, producing the protein MTHPESIQALLTADDAGDRISGINQLRKIDPAVAFQMIQPAINDANVRVRYAAVSQLASLGLQDRHHALHLLRDRLLNDPELDVQAAAADSLGALKLTEAYDDLEKLYHSTSEWLIHVSIVAALSEMGEPRAFELLCTALSSENELVRTVAIGALGEFGDHRAIPLLIPYANSDDWQVRYRVVQALSRLDSPDVRATLEHLSHDPMESVAQEAKAYLNSGS; encoded by the coding sequence ATGACCCATCCAGAGTCGATCCAGGCCTTACTCACTGCCGATGATGCCGGCGATCGCATCAGTGGCATCAATCAACTCCGAAAGATTGATCCAGCCGTTGCCTTTCAGATGATCCAGCCCGCCATTAACGACGCCAATGTGCGGGTGCGGTATGCCGCCGTCAGCCAACTGGCGTCCCTAGGGCTCCAAGATCGGCACCATGCCCTGCATCTCTTGCGCGATCGCCTTCTGAATGATCCCGAGCTCGACGTGCAGGCGGCCGCAGCCGACTCCCTAGGCGCGCTGAAGCTCACCGAGGCCTACGACGACTTGGAAAAGCTGTACCACTCCACCTCCGAGTGGCTGATCCACGTCAGCATCGTGGCTGCCTTGAGCGAAATGGGCGAACCGCGTGCCTTTGAGCTGCTCTGTACGGCCTTGAGTTCTGAGAATGAACTGGTGCGCACGGTGGCGATCGGGGCCCTGGGAGAATTTGGCGATCATCGAGCCATCCCCCTCTTAATTCCCTATGCCAACAGCGATGATTGGCAAGTGCGCTACCGCGTCGTGCAGGCCCTGAGCCGTCTCGATAGTCCTGACGTCCGAGCTACCCTAGAGCACCTGTCCCACGATCCCATGGAGTCGGTTGCCCAAGAAGCCAAGGCCTACCTTAACTCTGGGTCATGA